Part of the Dethiobacter alkaliphilus AHT 1 genome, TAAGATTATAGCACTACAGCGTTAAGCTCACAAGAAATATCAGGCAAGAAAACTGATATTTCGCAACTTAACACACATCATGGGTGAATGTTCAGTCTTTGTTCAGAATGTTAGGTTATATTAGGTATAGCCAATCATCTGAAATTAATGGGGATAGGCAGGCACAGTGTATATCTAAACATAAAGATAGTGCCTGCGAAAATCCCTGAAAGGGAGATAGAAATGAAAACAGTGTTTGATTTAAGAGATAAACAAGATGATGAAATTTACCATGCTATCCAAGGACTTTATAATGAACCTTTGCAGGTTGTCAAATTAGTTGGGGAGTCAATAACGGCATGTATTGGCTGTTGGAGTTGTTGGCTAAAGACCCCGGGCAGATGTGCGATGAAAGATGAAATGGTTAAATCATATCCACGCTATGTAAACAGTGATACTGTAATTTTACTGATGGATACAGCTCAGGGATTTATCAACCACAAAGCCAAAGCTTTTTTTGACAGGACTATTCCCCACTACCATCCCTACATAGAAATGGTAGGCGGAGAATGCCATCATGTGGCCAGATACAAGAGCTATCCTGACATGGTATTTCTGTTTGATACTGACGGATTAACTAAAAAAGAGGAACAGGTTATTGAGGATTATTTGTATCGTACAGCCTACCATTTTAAAGCTAAAGCGTACCGCATTGTAAAAGAAGGCAGTCTTAAGCTGCGTACGTTGGAAGAAAGAAAAGCAAAAAGGCAAAGTGTGCCCTTTGCTTCATCTAAACCGGCAGAAAAACTGGTGATCTATAACGGTTCCCCCAGAAGAGGTGGTGGCAATTCTGCACTTATTCTGAAAAAAGTGGTTGAAGCCCTTGGGGACAGGGTAGAGGTACGTGATTTAAAGGAAAGTGGAAAATGGGAGGAGTGGGCAGAGTCTTTTCAAAGAGAGAAAGATGTAATGTTTTTTATGCCCCTCTATGTCCACGCAATGCCTTCACATGTAATGGGGTTTATGGAGAAACTGCCAGCCTCTGAAGGGAGCATAAGCTTTTTTGTCCAGTCTGGTTTTCCTGAAAGCAGTCAATCGCACTATCTTGAAGCATACTTTGAGCAATTGGCTCTCAGGCTGGGAAGGGCTTATCTTGGTACAGCCATTAAAGGCGGGGTGGAAAGCTTGCGCATGAGGCCGGTTCAGGCCCAGGATCAAATGATTGCACCATTGGTAAAGGCCATCGAGAACGTAGTGCATGAAGGGAGTTTTAACTCAACTGACATTGACCGTTTGGCCAGACCAATACGGTATGGAAAAGGCATGGGAATTCTTTTTAACTTAGTTGGCAAGAAAATAATAAACTTTTTCTGGGATCAACAGTTAAAAGCAAATGATGCATATAAACAAAGCTTTGACATGCCTTATTTTTCTTAATGGTTGAGAGGTTTATTTGTACAATTTGCCATGATTTAACAAAACAGACGTCTGCACATATCCCTCTTACCATAGCGTAGGAGGGATTTTTTAGATGTAAATGTTTAGAAATGGTTTTGTTTTTGTTCAGTACCCCAGCCTATAATTAAAATTGAAAGTGAGGGAGTGGAATAAATGAATAAATTAAAAAGAATGTTATGCTATGCTTTGATTGTGAGTATTCTGTTGCTTCCCGGTGTAAGTGTGAAAGCGGCCTCAGCTTCGGCCGTAGGCCTGGATGCCGCAGAGGTAGAAGCGTTTTTGGACACAATTATAGGTCAGCAAATGGATGAATTTAATATTCCAAACTTAACAGTTTCAGTTGTCTATAACGGCGAAATCCTTTTAGCTAAGGGCTACGGGTATGCAGATTATGAAAACAGAAAACCTGTAGATCCGAAAAAATCTCTTTTTAGAATCGGGTCTACCGCGAAGTTGTTTACCTGGACAGCGATAATGCAGCTGGTGGAGCAAGGGAAACTGGACTTAGATACCGATGTTAACCAGTATTTAGACTTTGAGATTCCTAATGTCATTGAATACAAACAGGGTGGCACTGAGGCTGAACCCATTACCATCAGGCACCTAATGTCACATACACCAGGCTTTGAAGATTATATGATGGAGGTTTTCTCCCTTTCTGAGGATAGTTTAATTCCTCTTGAGCAGTACGTGCGTGAACATAGGCCTGTCAGGGTTTTTGCACCGGGTGAGGTTAGTGCGTACTCAAATTACGGAGTTTCCCTGGCAGGCTATATTGTGGAGGCCGTGTCAGGAGTTCCCTTTGTACAGTATGTGGAGGAAAATATTTATCAGCCGCTGGGTATGGAATACAGTACCTTTCGTCAGCCAATACCGGAGAGTTTAGCTGATAATATGTCAAAACCCTATCGCTATGTGGATGGGGAGTTTGTGGAAGCCAAGTTTGAATTTGTCTCCGAGCCGGCAGGCAGTATGAGCAGCAGCGCCGAAGATATGGCGAAGTTTATGTTGGCTTATCTTCAGGGAGGGCAGCTTGATGAAGCCAGTATCTTAAAAGAGGAAACTGTGCACAACATGTTTGCTGAGCAATATACCCATCATCCGCGTTTGGATGGTATGGCCCATGGATTTATTAAGTCCACCTTTAATAACAGAGAAACATTTCACCATCCCGGAGGAACTTTGCTTTATGATACAGGACTGTTTTTGGTGCCTGAAGAGGATGTAGGCTTCTTTATCTCTCAAAGTGGTGGAAATTTTCTTGTAAACATGGAAATATTCCAGGGTTTTATGGACCGCTATTTTCCCTCAGAAGAAGTGGTTGCCCCTGAACCTGCCGCAGGTATGGAAACCAGGTCTTTGGAATTTGTGGGCGAGTATTATCAAAATAGACGATCATTTACCACCATGGATGCGCTTTTGAGTTTAATGATAGGGGTAGTTCAGGTTGAAGCTGACGACGAGGGCTATTTATTAGTCAGCCATCTTGGGGAAACAAGCCGCTTTGTAGAAGTAGAGCCGGGAGTTTATCAAAATTTGCGTGAAGGTAGAAGCAACGATCATGGCGGAGCCTTCAGTAGCATAGTTTTTGGAACAGATAGTCTGGGCAAATCAATGCTGATGACCGATGGTCCCATGAGCTACTCCAGGGCTTCTTGGTATGAGACCAGCGGGCTAACTCTCTTAATGCTTCTTTCTTCTGCATTGTTTATTATCGGCAGCCTGTTTTATTGGGGAATTAAGGGGCTGGTTGTTAAAATACGCAAAAAGAATGTTCAAGGCTTAGAACTGCAAAATGGTTCTATATTGGCGAAAAGAACAGCAGTTTTTCAAGGCTTGCTCACCCTGATCTTTGTAGGCGGTTTTCTGGCCGGGAGTGAACCGGATCCCGTGTACGGCTTGCCGGCAGCGGCATTTACTCCGCCTTCTACACTTACTTCATTGATAGACTTAATAGTGCCGTATGCCATGGTTTTTGTGACATTAGCAGTATTAACATTTGCGGTAATTGCATGGATTAAGGGTAACTGGAAGCTTGCCGGAAGAATTCACTATACTTTCTTCGCATTGTTTTCGGCAGCTTTGTCGTGGATCTTCTATTTCTGGAATGTAATATAAAAGCGCCTGCAGGTCAATCTGGTATGTCACTGTACTGGATACTGTGTAGTAGGTTATTAATGATTTAATGAAGAGAGGGACGCTCATGTATTACGAAAATGACAGGGGAAGAGTATATTACGAGTTGCACGGCGAAGAAAACAATGCACCGGTCTTAGTCTTTTCTCATGGCATATGTATGGATCACAAGACATTCTTCCCGCAGGCTGATGCACTTAAAGACCGGTACCGGGTATTAATCTGGGATATGCCCTCTCACGGGTTATCCTCTTCTATGGACTACAAGTCATCTTTCACCGACACTGCTGCCGATTTTATTGTGGAGTTATTGGACCACACGGGAACAGATAAAGCTATTCTGGTTGGCCAGTCCCTGGGTAGTTTCGTTACCCAGAAGGTGGCCTACAGGCATCCTGAAAGAGTAGAAGCCACCGTCCATATCGGAGGGTGGTCACTGTACCCCGGTTATACACCGCTTTTACAATTATTCAATCCCCTGATCGCACTTTTCATCAGCCTCTATCCCAAGAAGTCGGTCTTTAAAACATTTGCCAGCCACCGCGCATTAAAGCCGGAAACCAGGGCTTATATGGAACAGACCGCTGCAAGAACAGGAAAAAAGGTGATGTCTCATATTACCCGTGAACTGCTAAGGGATATGATTAAAGGTCTTCCGGAGCCTGCAAAAGAGCCCATGCTTCTTCTCCACGGTGACCATGAAGCGCCTTTTGTAAAAAATAACATGCAAAAAATGCATGAAAACAACCCCAACAGCCAACTCACCGTGATAAAGGATGCGCACCACATAGCCAATCAGGATAACCCAGAAGAACTAAACAGAATCCTTCTGGCATTTTTGGAAGAACTTCAGGCAAGCGGCCAATAGACATGTGACTTTACTTTTTCTGTTTAATGGTCTAGAATATAATAAAATTGAATTGTGTAAAAGCTATGAAGGGAAAAAGTAAGGTCGGATACATCTTTTCAGAGAGCAGCCGGATGGTGAGAGGCTGCAGATGTGCTGATTTGAATACATCCTGGAGCTGCTGCCTGAATTGATAGTAGGGCTTGCCGGGTACGCCCGAAACAGCGTGTGAGTGTTTTTACACTCGCTGAGGGGGATTCCGTGAGGAATTCCCGTTTCAGAGGTGGTACCGCAATCTTTTGCCCTCTGTTCCAATTGGAGCAGAGGGCATATTTATTTGTTATTCAAATTAAAGGAGTTGTAATTATGAAAATCTATGACGAGCTGATAGCCCGTGGCCTGATAGCCCAGGTTACCGACGAAGAAGAAATTAAGGAACTGGTCAACAGTGGACAAGCAATATTCTACATTGGTTTTGATCCAACTGCGGATTCATTACATGTTGGACACTTTATGGCTCTTAGCCTGATGAAACGTTTGCAGATGGCAGGCAACAAGCCTATAGTTCTGTTAGGCGGTGGAACTGCCTATATCGGAGATCCTTCCGGCCGTACCGACCTGCGTAATATGATGACTCCGGAAATAATCCAGCATAATAGTGAGTGTTTTAAAAAACAGATGGAAAAGTTCATCGAATTCGGTGACGACAAGGCCATCATGGTAAACAATG contains:
- a CDS encoding serine hydrolase domain-containing protein, whose translation is MNKLKRMLCYALIVSILLLPGVSVKAASASAVGLDAAEVEAFLDTIIGQQMDEFNIPNLTVSVVYNGEILLAKGYGYADYENRKPVDPKKSLFRIGSTAKLFTWTAIMQLVEQGKLDLDTDVNQYLDFEIPNVIEYKQGGTEAEPITIRHLMSHTPGFEDYMMEVFSLSEDSLIPLEQYVREHRPVRVFAPGEVSAYSNYGVSLAGYIVEAVSGVPFVQYVEENIYQPLGMEYSTFRQPIPESLADNMSKPYRYVDGEFVEAKFEFVSEPAGSMSSSAEDMAKFMLAYLQGGQLDEASILKEETVHNMFAEQYTHHPRLDGMAHGFIKSTFNNRETFHHPGGTLLYDTGLFLVPEEDVGFFISQSGGNFLVNMEIFQGFMDRYFPSEEVVAPEPAAGMETRSLEFVGEYYQNRRSFTTMDALLSLMIGVVQVEADDEGYLLVSHLGETSRFVEVEPGVYQNLREGRSNDHGGAFSSIVFGTDSLGKSMLMTDGPMSYSRASWYETSGLTLLMLLSSALFIIGSLFYWGIKGLVVKIRKKNVQGLELQNGSILAKRTAVFQGLLTLIFVGGFLAGSEPDPVYGLPAAAFTPPSTLTSLIDLIVPYAMVFVTLAVLTFAVIAWIKGNWKLAGRIHYTFFALFSAALSWIFYFWNVI
- a CDS encoding alpha/beta fold hydrolase — translated: MYYENDRGRVYYELHGEENNAPVLVFSHGICMDHKTFFPQADALKDRYRVLIWDMPSHGLSSSMDYKSSFTDTAADFIVELLDHTGTDKAILVGQSLGSFVTQKVAYRHPERVEATVHIGGWSLYPGYTPLLQLFNPLIALFISLYPKKSVFKTFASHRALKPETRAYMEQTAARTGKKVMSHITRELLRDMIKGLPEPAKEPMLLLHGDHEAPFVKNNMQKMHENNPNSQLTVIKDAHHIANQDNPEELNRILLAFLEELQASGQ